A region of the Clostridium sp. AN503 genome:
CTCCATCGCGGCTGCGATCTGGGATAAGAAACGTCGTCTTGGCGGCATTATGATCGCCGACACCGGAGCCAGCGCCAATAACCACGGCGACCCGGATTTTCCAAAGAAGCTGGAAGAAAAATGGCCGGACAGGGAGCTGTTTCGGGCATTCAGCGCAAGATGCTATGCGATGCCGATCTCCCAGGGGATGTACCAGCAGTTGGAGGATTACGCCATGGCATTAAAGAAAGATACTGTGTGCCAGGCAGCCCATTCTGTGAGGGAGAGCGATTTCCGGGACAGGCTCGGGGATATCCGGTGCCCGGTCCAGATCCTTCACGGCCTCCGGGACCAGAGTCGGTCGGTGGTCCACGCTCAGGCGCTGAAAAACGGGATCAAGGGATCTGAACTTTTTTGGCTTGACTGCGGGCATACGCCGATGGTAGAGCTGCCGGAGGAGTATCTGCAGAAGCTTCTATATTTTATCGACCGGGTGCAGCTGGTGGATGATCCCTATGCTCTGGATGTGCTCCATGCCTGAACTTTACATTGCTTTTAACCGTGTGATGATATATACTTTTTTAAATAGACTATTTAGAGAAAAGCGGGTATAAGAGCAGATGGAATTAAAAGATTTTCGGACACTTACAGAGATAGCGAAGACGGGGAGCATATCCCTGGCGGCGCGGTCCCTCTATGTCTCCCAGCCTGGGCTGAGCCAGTTTCTGCATACATATGAACAACAGCTGGGATTCCCGATCTTCGAGCGGGTATCCCAGGGTGTACGTCCTACTGTCAAAGGTAGGGCGTATCTTAGTCTGATCCAGAGAATCATCGAGGAGTATGACGCCGGTGTCGGGGAGCTTAAGGCTGGAGGACAGAGAAAGATCCGCTTTGGGATAGGAGACCAGAGGGGCGCGCTGCTGATCCCGACGATTATGGCGATGATGGATACCATGAAGCCGGATTTTGAGCTGGAGATCAACGATGCCATCAGTTCCCGCAATAACTTGATCGACGCTTTGCAGAAGCGTGAGACGGACGCCGCCTGCACCACCATGATCGACGAGGATTATTCCAGAAACGGGGATATCCTGTGTTATCCGCTGGTGAAGGAGGAGATCATGCTGGTGCTGCCGAAGGAGCATCCGCTCACGTCCGGCCTTCACCGGAGGGAGGACGGGGAGTTCTGGATCGAACCCCAGTCCCTCAAGGGACAGACCTATATCCTGTGCAGCACGAAGCGTGAGATCCGCCGGATGAGCGACCAGATATTCCGGACTTTGGATATCCGTGATATCCGGGTCCTGCAGAGCAGTACCAGCCTGTTTACTGTGATCAATTCCTGCCTCAACTGCAATGCCCTGACATTTTCTCCATGGGAATACGTCTGCCATTCTGACCAATGCGTCTGTGCATCCATCGGCAGGGAAGGATTTTTCTGGACCCATATCATGATGGCCCGGAAGGATACGTTGGAACCCAATGAGCGGGAGACATTGATCTGGATGCTGAAGGAGAGCCTGCTTAAGGATATGGAGAACCGGCATGTGGCTGCGGAATGACAGGAGTATGCATTCGGAGGAATGTATGGCAGGAGGGGAGCATAGGGAATCATGGCGACAGTTGATATGACGGAAGGGAAGATTTCCAGGCATCTGATCCGGTATTCTGTACCGCTGATCCTGGGAAATCTGTTCCAGCTTACTTATAATGCGGTGGATTCGATCATTGCGGGGCGCTTTATCGGCAAGGAAGCCCTGGCGGCGGAGGGCATGGCAAGCCCGGTGATGAATATCGTGATCCTTGGGATATCCGGCATCTGTATGGGCGCCGGAGTTTTGATGAGCGAATTTTTCGGGGCGAAGCAGTACGAGAAGCTGAAGCGGGAGATGTCCACAGCGGTACTGTTCGGGCTGTACTTTTCCCTGGCGGTGATCGTGCTGGGGATCGTCTTTACCCCGGCCCTTCTTCGGGCGCTGCATGTGCCGGGGGAGCTGATGGAGATGACGACGGTCTATCTGCGGATCATCTTTCTGGGCGCGCCCTTTACCTATTTTTATAATGCGCTGGCTTCTGCGTTAAAAAGTGTGGGGGACTCCAAGACGCCGCTTAAGTTTTTGATGTTTTCTTCCGTGCTGAACGGGGTGCTGGATCTGATCTTTATCGGATATCTGGGGTTCGGGATCGTCTGCTCCGCCACCACCACGGTGATCGCGGAAGCGGTGTCCGCAGGGCTGTCTGTCTGGTATGTGTATCACAAGATCCCGCTTCTGCAATTGCGGCGCGGGGAATTTAAGGTGGATAAGGAGCTTTTGAAAACGACCCTTCAGTTTGGGTCGGTGACGGCGCTGCAGCAATCCTGCCAGCCCATCGGCAAGCTGCTGATCCAGGGTTCGGTCAATGGGCTGGGCGTGGATACGATCGCAGCCTTCAATGCGGTGAACCGGGTGGATGATTTTGCATTTACACCGGAGCAGAGCATCTCCCACGGGATCACTACCTTCGTGGCCCAGAACCGGGGGGCGAAGAAGGAAGAGCGGATGTACCGGGGATTTCACCGGGGCCTTTTACTGGAGTTTTTGTACTGGATCTGCATCTGCATGTTTGTGCTGATATTCCGGAAGCCGATCGTGGGAATGTTTGTGACGGGGGAGAGTGCGGCGGCCATCGTGGCGATCGGGTGCCAGTATCTGGGGACCATGGCGTTTTTCTATATCTTTCCCGCATTTACCAATGGATTTCAGGGTTTTTACCGCGGCATGGGGATGATGAAGATGACCCTGCTGGGGACGGCTGTGCAGACTGGGCTGCGGGTCGTCTTTACGTGGGTTTTGGCTCCGCGGATGGGGATCTATGGGGTGGCGTTTGCCTGTGCGATTGGGTGGAGCGTGATGCTGATGATCGAGGTGCCGTATTATTTTTACTGTAGGAAAAAGGGATAAAATGATTACAGAACAGGGAGCCTGACAAGCTGATATCACTTCAGCTTGTCAGGCTCCCTGCCCTTACAGATTCCATCTCAGGCATCACTTATTTCTGCATGATATGAATGGCGAACCCGCCGTATTCTCCATCCAGATAGATATTCTTCAGTCTGCCGTCATCCATATAAGCGGCGGTATCCATCCGGAAGGTAAATCCCTTCTCTTTCAGCTCTTCCACCGCGGCGGTCAGATCCGGCGTGCGCATGGCGATATGTCCGTTTGCACCCAGGAAGGGGGCCTTCATGCATTCAAAATAGGGGCCGCCGAACTCGGATTTCTGGCCGTGGCGGGGTTCTAAATTGAACATCATGCTCAAAAGCTGCGCCAGCTTTCCGGCTTCTTCGGCGTCGGGGGTATTGATGCCGATATGTTCCAGTTCAAATATATTTTTCATGATCATACCTCTTCCTGTTCAGATTTACATCGGGAACATCAGCAGGGAGCCGGCGGTCAGGGCTACCAGGCGGATAAAGTACTGGGGTATCGTAAATTTCCAGAACTCCGAAAGCTTGTAGTTGCCGACGCCCATGACCATAGCGGGCATACCGTCGATCGGAAGGAAGTGTCCGCACCATCCGGATATCACGATGGCACATGCGGCGGCGGTCGGGTCTAAGCCCAGGCTTGTGCAGGTAGCGATGGCAAGCGGTGCGAAGACATAAACCGTACCGATGGTGGAACCGGTCATGGTCGCAAGCACGCTGGTAAGGATACAGAATACCAGTATCATGATGAAGGGGTTGATGCTGGTGCCTAGCATACCGGCTACGGTGGAACCGACAAGGTTGGTAAGGCCGGTGCTTCCAAGGGCGTCGGCGATACCGATAACGCCTGCGGACATGAGGATGATGGGCGCGCTGATGGCATCGCGGATCTCCTTAAAGTCCATGACTCCGATCACCAGGATCACTGCTACGGACAGACCCGGGATCGCATAGCCTGCGTCGCCGATCTTGCCCTGAAGGATCATACCGATCACAGCCACCACGAAAGCAACGTAGACAACCTGCTCTTTCCATTTCGGAAGGGTGGATACAACTGCGCCCTGAGCTTTGGCGTCTTCCGATGCGGCTGAAATAGGATGGTCCGGCAGCAGCTTATACTGGATCAGGCAGTTTGCCAGGAAACCGAGGGAAAGGAACAGGTTTACAACGGCAAATTTTGCAACGGAGACATTGGCCATAACGCCCGCGCTGTTTAAAACGGCAAGTACGATACCGTACTGCAGCGCCGTGTTGAACGGAATCAGCGGATGGTTGGCAGCAAATCCCGCGGTCATGATGATCTTGGACGGCGGAAGCTTTTTGCTGTAGGGCAGGGTGGAGAGCAGTCCGATGGTCAGCACATAGTAGGCGGTGGAGCCGGTGCCGAACATGCTGCAGCCCAGCATGACAATGAGTATCATAAGTACATAGGCCCGGAAGCCGCCTTTGTTCGCCATGTTGAACATGGTGTTTTTAAAACCGGTGATAAAACTGGTTTTCTGAA
Encoded here:
- a CDS encoding SLC13 family permease, which encodes MTIQMIIALAITVFMVILIMTDKLPFGAPPLLACLLLVVFGIADIKAAFAGFSNATIVMLAEFMAIIAALQKTSFITGFKNTMFNMANKGGFRAYVLMILIVMLGCSMFGTGSTAYYVLTIGLLSTLPYSKKLPPSKIIMTAGFAANHPLIPFNTALQYGIVLAVLNSAGVMANVSVAKFAVVNLFLSLGFLANCLIQYKLLPDHPISAASEDAKAQGAVVSTLPKWKEQVVYVAFVVAVIGMILQGKIGDAGYAIPGLSVAVILVIGVMDFKEIRDAISAPIILMSAGVIGIADALGSTGLTNLVGSTVAGMLGTSINPFIMILVFCILTSVLATMTGSTIGTVYVFAPLAIATCTSLGLDPTAAACAIVISGWCGHFLPIDGMPAMVMGVGNYKLSEFWKFTIPQYFIRLVALTAGSLLMFPM
- a CDS encoding MATE family efflux transporter yields the protein MATVDMTEGKISRHLIRYSVPLILGNLFQLTYNAVDSIIAGRFIGKEALAAEGMASPVMNIVILGISGICMGAGVLMSEFFGAKQYEKLKREMSTAVLFGLYFSLAVIVLGIVFTPALLRALHVPGELMEMTTVYLRIIFLGAPFTYFYNALASALKSVGDSKTPLKFLMFSSVLNGVLDLIFIGYLGFGIVCSATTTVIAEAVSAGLSVWYVYHKIPLLQLRRGEFKVDKELLKTTLQFGSVTALQQSCQPIGKLLIQGSVNGLGVDTIAAFNAVNRVDDFAFTPEQSISHGITTFVAQNRGAKKEERMYRGFHRGLLLEFLYWICICMFVLIFRKPIVGMFVTGESAAAIVAIGCQYLGTMAFFYIFPAFTNGFQGFYRGMGMMKMTLLGTAVQTGLRVVFTWVLAPRMGIYGVAFACAIGWSVMLMIEVPYYFYCRKKG
- a CDS encoding LysR family transcriptional regulator, with the translated sequence MELKDFRTLTEIAKTGSISLAARSLYVSQPGLSQFLHTYEQQLGFPIFERVSQGVRPTVKGRAYLSLIQRIIEEYDAGVGELKAGGQRKIRFGIGDQRGALLIPTIMAMMDTMKPDFELEINDAISSRNNLIDALQKRETDAACTTMIDEDYSRNGDILCYPLVKEEIMLVLPKEHPLTSGLHRREDGEFWIEPQSLKGQTYILCSTKREIRRMSDQIFRTLDIRDIRVLQSSTSLFTVINSCLNCNALTFSPWEYVCHSDQCVCASIGREGFFWTHIMMARKDTLEPNERETLIWMLKESLLKDMENRHVAAE
- a CDS encoding alpha/beta hydrolase; translation: MKEHTALNYVGTLHSGLPTVLFIPGAMTTPNVFAGFANYLPCQSAIIDWNNSDGPWEVEAIGRRVLELIDRLRLGPTVLAGYSWGGVVSIAAAIWDKKRRLGGIMIADTGASANNHGDPDFPKKLEEKWPDRELFRAFSARCYAMPISQGMYQQLEDYAMALKKDTVCQAAHSVRESDFRDRLGDIRCPVQILHGLRDQSRSVVHAQALKNGIKGSELFWLDCGHTPMVELPEEYLQKLLYFIDRVQLVDDPYALDVLHA
- a CDS encoding 2-dehydro-3-deoxyphosphogluconate aldolase codes for the protein MKNIFELEHIGINTPDAEEAGKLAQLLSMMFNLEPRHGQKSEFGGPYFECMKAPFLGANGHIAMRTPDLTAAVEELKEKGFTFRMDTAAYMDDGRLKNIYLDGEYGGFAIHIMQK